CCAACGGTCATGGCCAGGCGAACTGTCGGCACGTTTAGGGACTGTTCCAGGGCATCTCGAAGCATCACTCGACCTCTAAAACGCCGGTCGTAGTTTTGAGGACTCCAGACCCGACCTCCCACACTTAGGGACAGAGGCTCATCTTCGAGCCAGCTGGCAGCTGTCCACCCTTCGTGAAGGGCCGTAACATAAACAAAGGGTTTTATGGCCGAACCCGGCTGTCGTTTTGCATAAAGAACCCGGTTGTAGGTGCTGGTTGCATAATCACGCCCACCGACCAGAGCCCTTATGGCTCCCGTTTTGGGCTGTACGGCCACCAGAACCGCCTGCAAAGTTCTCTGATCTTCCCCTGCTCTCTTTCTTTTCTCCAGGTCCTGAAGTACCTTCCGAACGGAAAACTCGGCCTGGACCTCCATTTCCGGTAGCAGACTCGTGTAGATCACGAGCCCTTCTTTTTCCAGCACTTTAGGCGGATAAAGCTCTTTCAGTTGCTCCATCACGGTGTCAACGAAATAGGGAGCCCGCTTTACAGGCTGATGGATGCGAAAAGCCGAGACGGGTTCTGCTGATGCCTTTCTGAACTCTTCTTCGGAGATCATGCCCAGCTCGAACATAATCTGCAAAACCGTGTTACGCCTCAGGCGAGCCCTTTCGGGATGTTCGTGAGGGTTGTAATAATTGGGAGCCTTGATCATGCCGGCAAGCGTTGCCGCTTCGGCAAGGGTGAGATCCTCAACGTTTCGGCCGAAGTAATATCGAGCAGCTTCTCCCATGCCGTGGATGGCCACCCCTCCGCGCTGTCCCATATAAATCTCATTAAGGTACATCTCCAGAATTTGATCTTTGGTAAACTTGGTTTCAATTATGACGGCAATTAGTGCTTCAAGGAGCTTTCTTTTTATGGTCCTTTCGGGTTCAAGAAAGTAGTTTTTGACAAGCTGTTGAGTGATGGTCGAGCCTCCCTGAACTATCCTTCCCGCCTTGATGTCCACCCAGAGAGCTCTGAGAATGCCGACCAGGTCCACACCCCCGTGGCTGTAGAACCGGCGATCTTCAACGGCAATTACCGCATTCTTCAGGTAATCGGGCACAGAGGAAAGGCTCACGAGAATTCGGCACTCCCTCTCCGAACCGTACAATCTGGCAAGCTCGACCGGTTCCAGTTCGTAGTAAACATACGGTTTTCCATCGTTAGACCTTATCTCCTCGAGCGTGCCCTTTGAAAAACTGAAAACCACCTTTCCACCCGGAAGCTCCTTTCCGGGAAAGCTGAATTCCCGAAACCAGACCTCCACTCTGTTTCTGCCGACGATGTATTCTCCCGGTGCCCTGAAGGTCCTACCCGCCGGCCTGTAAAGTCTCATTTCAAGCATCTTCACCAGCATATCCGGATCCAGCTTCTGACCCTGATAAAGGATTAGCGAGTCGGAGAATACGTAAGATGGTATGCTCCACAGGCGGCCGGCAAACCTTTCCTCAACCTTCCATCCGAAATACACATAGAGTCCGACAGAAGCCAGCACCATAGCCAGTAATAGGCAGAGCAGAATCTTAAAAATCGATCTTACTGAAGCCATTTTGCTCCGTTACTTTCTCTCCAGTAAAGCAACACATTCTATATGCGGAGTATGAGGAAACATGTCAAAAGGATAAACTTCCAGGAGTCTGTATGAATCGGCAAGCATCGACAGGTCCCGTGCGAGGGTTGCAGGATTGCAGGATACCGCAACCAGTCTTCGCGCTTTTACGTCTTTTAGCCCCCTGATAACCTTCGGATTCATACCCGCCCTCGGGGGATCGGTAATGATCACATCGGGAACATCCGTACTCAATTCCCTGATAACTTCCTTGATATCACCGGCATGGAAGGTGCAGTTTTCAATGCCGTTCAGTTCCACGTTGACGTAAGCATCGGCCACCGCTTCTTCAACCAGTTCAACCCCCACCACCCTTCGGGCATGAGGTGCAACGAATATTGAAATGGAGCCGGTCCCGCAATAGAGATCCCAGACGGTCTCACCACCGGTCAGGCCCGCACACTCGAGGACCTTGCCGTAAAGTATCTCGGCTCCCCGTGGGTTCGTCTGGAAAAATGAATTGGGAGAAATTCTGAACCTGAAATTTCCCAGTCTCTCTTCAATATAGCCCTGTCCAAAAAGAACGATGGACGACTCACCAAAGGCTACCTGAGAAAGGCTATCGTTCGTCGAGTGCACAAAGGTTGTCACCATTCCGGTCTTTTCCAGCATCTGCCCCAGGGCCTCGATCGTACCGGCAGCTTCATCGTTAGTCGTGGTTATCAGATGTATCAGGCGCTGGTCTGTGTTCTTTCCCTCTCTAATAACCAGGAAACGCCAAAATCCTTCCTTCCTGTTAATGTCGTAAGCAGGAAGTCCGCTCCCCCTGCAAAATTCTCTAACGGTTTTAAGAAGATCCACGGCCTGTGGCGATTCCAGGTAACACTCTTCAACGTTAAAAACCCTGTCAAAGTGCCCTTTCACATGAAGACCAAGCCCGCAGTCCCTCTTAAGTTCAACTTCTTTAGCTATTTCATCGGGTCTGAACCACCGTCTGGCAGAAAAGGCAAATTCCATCTTGTTTCTGTAATACAGGGTTTCCGGCGAAGGCGTTATGGGCCTAACCGTCGATGCGTCAAGATTTCCAAGATGTTCAAGTGTCTCTCTTACGAGACGTTCTTTCCATTCAAGCTGTCTGTCGTAGTTAACACGCTGCCAATAACAACCGCCGCAATAAGAAGCATGGAAGCAAAAAGGCGGGGATTCGTCCGGAGACGGTTCGATTACTTCCAGTATCCTGGCCTCGGAGTAGCTCTTCTTCTTTCTCGTTACCTTCACCCTCACGGTGGCCCCCGGGATGCCACCGTCAACAAAGAGCACCTCTCCGTTTACCCTGGAAAGGCCTTTCCCCCCTAACGCAAATTTCTCGATTTTTACAATCAGCTCTTTTCCAGCCTTAATGGCCATATCTTTCGGGACGATTCACAACTAGCGGGTTTCCACGAGCTCTCTTATAGCACCGGCAATCTTGCTCAGCTCACCCAGCCGTTCCCTGGCCTTTTCAAGGTAAGGTAAAGCGGCCGGGTTTTGATGCTTACCCAGTGCCTGAGCCACCCAGTTAACGACATAAGGATTTTCATGCTCCGTCAGTTCCACCAGTATGGAAAAGCTCTCGTCACAGACGATATTTCCGAGAACCAGTATCAGGCCAACCTTAAGTTCGTCAAAGGCCTTGTGAGATTCTATCACCTGCCTGATGATCGGAACAGATCTCTCTCCAGCTTCCTCCAGATGCTTGAGGCACATCTGGGCAAAAAAGGGAAATCTGAACATTGATAGTTCGGCAAGGAGGCGCAAAGACCTTTCGGTTCCCGGAGCGGCAATTACTTCGGGCACAAAGAGGCTTGCCCAGGAAAAGTAGTAGGCCAGCGGCAAAACGTAAGGATAAGCATCTTCCCCGTAGCTTTTTATCTGCTCTATTACCGAATCAAGGGCTTCTCGCCTTACCCGATAACCTTCCTGGTCTCGCTGAGGAAATCTTTTAACGTCGTTGGCGGTCATAAGCTCCGCACTCAGCCGTTTCAACACGGGATGGTTGCCTTCGGGAAACTCCTTTGAG
This Thermodesulforhabdus norvegica DNA region includes the following protein-coding sequences:
- the rlmD gene encoding 23S rRNA (uracil(1939)-C(5))-methyltransferase RlmD — encoded protein: MAIKAGKELIVKIEKFALGGKGLSRVNGEVLFVDGGIPGATVRVKVTRKKKSYSEARILEVIEPSPDESPPFCFHASYCGGCYWQRVNYDRQLEWKERLVRETLEHLGNLDASTVRPITPSPETLYYRNKMEFAFSARRWFRPDEIAKEVELKRDCGLGLHVKGHFDRVFNVEECYLESPQAVDLLKTVREFCRGSGLPAYDINRKEGFWRFLVIREGKNTDQRLIHLITTTNDEAAGTIEALGQMLEKTGMVTTFVHSTNDSLSQVAFGESSIVLFGQGYIEERLGNFRFRISPNSFFQTNPRGAEILYGKVLECAGLTGGETVWDLYCGTGSISIFVAPHARRVVGVELVEEAVADAYVNVELNGIENCTFHAGDIKEVIRELSTDVPDVIITDPPRAGMNPKVIRGLKDVKARRLVAVSCNPATLARDLSMLADSYRLLEVYPFDMFPHTPHIECVALLERK
- a CDS encoding PBP1A family penicillin-binding protein, with product MASVRSIFKILLCLLLAMVLASVGLYVYFGWKVEERFAGRLWSIPSYVFSDSLILYQGQKLDPDMLVKMLEMRLYRPAGRTFRAPGEYIVGRNRVEVWFREFSFPGKELPGGKVVFSFSKGTLEEIRSNDGKPYVYYELEPVELARLYGSERECRILVSLSSVPDYLKNAVIAVEDRRFYSHGGVDLVGILRALWVDIKAGRIVQGGSTITQQLVKNYFLEPERTIKRKLLEALIAVIIETKFTKDQILEMYLNEIYMGQRGGVAIHGMGEAARYYFGRNVEDLTLAEAATLAGMIKAPNYYNPHEHPERARLRRNTVLQIMFELGMISEEEFRKASAEPVSAFRIHQPVKRAPYFVDTVMEQLKELYPPKVLEKEGLVIYTSLLPEMEVQAEFSVRKVLQDLEKRKRAGEDQRTLQAVLVAVQPKTGAIRALVGGRDYATSTYNRVLYAKRQPGSAIKPFVYVTALHEGWTAASWLEDEPLSLSVGGRVWSPQNYDRRFRGRVMLRDALEQSLNVPTVRLAMTVGLDRVIDMLRRFGFKSSIEAYPSLALGAFEVTPLELAAAYTAFANEGDRPFLVSIKEVFDSEGNRQQRKHVEWSEVISPEEAFLITSILEGVVQRGTARGLKAMGIDFPCAGKTGTTSDYRDSWFVGYTTDLVVLAWIGYDDNKPTGLSGASGAMKIWAHFMKEISPFLNPQPFYPPNGVVGVEICEASGAAATPYCPSTRWDFFIRGTEPSISCPLHKPASELPLWER